In Archangium violaceum, the following are encoded in one genomic region:
- a CDS encoding POTRA domain-containing protein, with amino-acid sequence MLAGAALAQPPDKRVEPARAVEAPELAVRPEASPPVAPTVEAVELHLPAGVDPAGLVELVAVRKGQALSARAVRRSVERLWISGRFADIVVRAVDVPGGVRVVFELTPMQPILQLAVEGNVVLSDQALLGVLRTKGIEKGRRLDEDALREALKGLEEEYQSQGYNKARIQLTREAVPGGVSLVFTLFEGTPTRVASVTVTGSPGLPLSELLSTLGLRVGGVLDSGGLRSGLERLRTLLRERGYWRASVGVPVLQEEGEVATVLVPISAGPRFRFHFHGNHRFPDTVLARMLAYDGSEPLDAATVARLARQLESFYRYRGFNDVHVETREVHRPDGERAVLSFDIEEGHPLRVRQVRFRGNTVLSSETLREMLAERIRANTPQPEGQPLQVEEPGPPGLRGRPPKPPEWVSNPATVFVEEAWRDAAESMTEAYRERGFLAARVSFTRLRVNVERRTAVAVFDVDEGTQRRVAEVRIEGGPQGFDGQRLVPVKRGEPLSLEAVERGRQALATELGREGYLFARVDADPKPAGEGMDIVYKLEPGPRVTVGRILIRGAERTNEEVVRATVRLEEDEVLNPEKLFESQRRLALLNIFRQVTVRLEKPDVPEASKDVVVEVRERPRLEGEVAGGYFLSEGPRLVLDLARPNVDGRGLNLSARLKLNYTGWSAQGVDKASLDRARCTAAPEECRTPGVYDWVSDFGGRAVLSAVQPRLYGLQPLEVGARLDLIGERVHRPSYLSTRAAAVTGLDWTVTRWLSFGLQYELEGNLLEAGDRPLTAPSRADQERLRFPYGFFILNTVRSSAAVDLRDDPANPHKGLLVSTSAEWMRALSAKPTTITGEPQTPLPINGLKISGNVSVYAPLTSRAVLALSVRGGTVVPLEDNAQVIGSKRFFLGGSSSLRGFREDGILGEDRRTELRNQVADCRSLVHPAGCNTDLLTILAGQAPTSEGGELFTLAKGELRIPVVSSFDVGFFLEAGNLWLDRKKYEFLSLRYSTGAGMRYQTPVGPLAFDVGVNLDPDETLNEPVVQFHFSIGAF; translated from the coding sequence TTGCTGGCGGGTGCGGCCCTGGCCCAGCCTCCGGACAAGCGGGTGGAGCCGGCCAGGGCCGTCGAGGCGCCGGAGCTCGCGGTGCGGCCGGAGGCCTCGCCGCCGGTGGCCCCCACGGTGGAAGCGGTGGAGCTGCACCTGCCCGCGGGAGTGGATCCGGCGGGGCTGGTCGAGCTGGTGGCGGTCCGCAAGGGGCAGGCGCTGTCGGCCCGTGCCGTGCGGCGCTCGGTGGAGCGGCTGTGGATCAGCGGGCGCTTCGCCGACATCGTGGTGCGCGCGGTGGACGTGCCCGGCGGGGTGCGCGTGGTGTTCGAGCTCACGCCCATGCAGCCCATCCTCCAGCTCGCGGTGGAGGGCAACGTCGTCCTGAGCGATCAGGCGCTGCTGGGGGTGCTGCGGACGAAGGGCATCGAGAAGGGCCGGCGGCTCGACGAGGACGCGCTCCGGGAGGCCCTCAAGGGCCTGGAGGAGGAGTACCAGAGCCAGGGCTACAACAAGGCGCGCATCCAGCTCACGCGCGAGGCGGTGCCCGGAGGCGTGTCGCTGGTGTTCACCCTCTTCGAGGGGACGCCCACGCGGGTGGCCTCCGTCACGGTGACGGGGAGCCCCGGGCTGCCGCTGTCCGAGCTGCTCTCCACGCTGGGGCTGCGGGTGGGCGGCGTGCTGGACAGCGGAGGCCTGAGGTCCGGACTGGAGCGGCTGCGGACGCTGCTGCGCGAGCGGGGCTACTGGCGCGCCAGCGTGGGAGTGCCCGTGCTCCAGGAGGAGGGCGAGGTGGCGACGGTGCTGGTGCCCATCTCCGCGGGGCCTCGCTTCCGCTTCCACTTCCACGGCAACCACCGCTTCCCGGACACGGTGCTGGCGCGCATGCTCGCCTATGACGGCTCGGAGCCGCTGGACGCGGCGACGGTGGCCCGGCTGGCGCGGCAGCTCGAGTCCTTCTACCGCTACCGGGGCTTCAACGACGTGCACGTGGAGACGCGCGAGGTGCACCGCCCGGACGGCGAGCGGGCCGTGCTCTCCTTCGACATCGAGGAGGGCCACCCGCTGCGCGTGCGGCAGGTGCGGTTCCGCGGCAACACGGTGCTCTCCAGCGAGACGCTGCGCGAGATGCTGGCCGAGCGCATCCGCGCCAACACGCCCCAGCCCGAGGGGCAGCCGCTCCAGGTGGAGGAGCCGGGGCCACCGGGGTTGCGCGGCCGTCCCCCGAAGCCGCCCGAGTGGGTGAGCAATCCCGCCACCGTCTTCGTCGAGGAGGCCTGGCGGGACGCCGCGGAGTCGATGACGGAGGCGTACCGCGAGCGGGGCTTCCTGGCGGCGCGGGTGAGCTTCACCCGGCTGCGGGTGAACGTGGAGCGGCGCACGGCGGTGGCCGTGTTCGACGTGGACGAGGGCACGCAGCGGCGCGTGGCCGAGGTGCGCATCGAGGGAGGGCCCCAGGGCTTCGACGGCCAGCGGCTGGTGCCGGTGAAGCGGGGCGAGCCGCTGAGCCTGGAGGCGGTGGAGCGCGGGCGGCAGGCGCTCGCCACGGAGCTGGGACGCGAGGGGTACCTCTTCGCCCGGGTGGACGCGGATCCAAAACCCGCGGGCGAGGGCATGGACATCGTCTACAAGCTGGAGCCGGGGCCTCGGGTGACGGTGGGCCGCATCCTCATCCGAGGAGCGGAGCGCACCAACGAGGAGGTGGTGCGGGCCACGGTGCGCCTCGAGGAGGACGAGGTGCTCAATCCGGAGAAGCTCTTCGAGAGCCAGCGCCGGCTCGCGCTCCTCAACATCTTCCGGCAGGTGACGGTGCGGCTGGAGAAGCCGGACGTGCCGGAGGCCAGCAAGGACGTGGTGGTGGAGGTGCGCGAGCGCCCGCGCCTGGAGGGCGAGGTCGCGGGTGGGTACTTCCTGTCGGAAGGTCCGCGCCTGGTGCTGGACCTGGCTCGGCCCAACGTGGACGGACGAGGCCTCAACCTGTCGGCCCGGTTGAAGCTCAACTACACGGGGTGGAGCGCCCAGGGGGTGGACAAGGCCAGCCTGGATCGGGCCCGGTGCACGGCGGCGCCGGAGGAGTGCCGGACGCCCGGTGTCTACGATTGGGTGAGCGACTTCGGCGGGCGCGCCGTGCTGTCGGCGGTGCAGCCTCGGCTCTACGGCCTGCAACCCCTGGAGGTGGGCGCGCGGTTGGATCTGATCGGCGAGCGCGTGCACCGGCCCTCGTACCTGTCCACCCGAGCCGCGGCGGTGACGGGCCTGGACTGGACGGTGACGCGCTGGCTGAGCTTCGGACTGCAGTACGAGCTGGAGGGCAACCTGCTGGAGGCGGGAGATCGGCCCCTCACGGCACCGAGCCGCGCGGACCAGGAGCGGCTGCGTTTCCCCTACGGCTTCTTCATCCTGAACACGGTGCGCTCGTCGGCCGCGGTGGACCTGCGGGATGATCCGGCCAATCCGCACAAGGGCCTGCTGGTGTCCACCAGCGCCGAGTGGATGCGGGCGCTGAGCGCGAAGCCGACCACCATCACGGGCGAGCCGCAGACACCCCTGCCCATCAACGGGCTGAAGATCTCTGGGAACGTGAGCGTGTACGCGCCGCTGACGTCGAGGGCGGTGCTGGCGCTGTCGGTGAGGGGCGGCACGGTGGTACCGCTGGAGGACAACGCACAGGTCATCGGCTCCAAGCGCTTCTTCCTGGGAGGCTCCTCGAGCCTGAGAGGCTTCCGGGAGGACGGAATCCTCGGGGAGGATCGCCGCACGGAGTTGAGGAATCAGGTGGCGGACTGCCGCTCGCTCGTCCATCCGGCGGGGTGCAACACGGATCTGCTGACCATCCTCGCGGGCCAGGCGCCCACGAGCGAGGGAGGAGAGCTGTTCACGCTGGCGAAGGGGGAGCTGAGGATTCCGGTGGTGTCCTCGTTCGACGTGGGCTTCTTCCTGGAGGCGGGTAATCTCTGGCTGGACCGGAAGAAGTACGAATTCCTGTCGTTGCGCTACTCGACGGGGGCGGGGATGCGCTACCAGACGCCGGTGGGCCCGTTGGCGTTCGACGTGGGCGTCAACCTGGATCCGGACGAAACGCTCAACGAGCCGGTGGTGCAGTTCCATTTCAGCATCGGAGCTTTCTAG
- a CDS encoding MBL fold metallo-hydrolase, producing MKALHRKDLHSWSQFNEARNLDFHSVAWVRPEGNVVFDPLPLSAHDAEHLRSLGGVAWVVITNSEHVRATRELVAAFGAKVAGPRAEADTFPLRCERWLAEGEQLVPGLVTLELHGSKTPGELAFILEDTTLVTGDLIRGHQGGRLNLLPEAKLKDAAQARASVRGLLAWPRIDAVLVGDGWPVFRGGRAALEELLEGR from the coding sequence ATGAAAGCCCTGCACCGGAAAGATCTCCACAGCTGGTCCCAGTTCAACGAGGCGCGCAACCTGGACTTCCACAGCGTGGCCTGGGTGCGCCCGGAGGGGAACGTGGTCTTCGACCCGCTCCCGCTGTCCGCGCACGATGCCGAGCACCTGCGTTCGCTGGGCGGAGTGGCCTGGGTGGTGATCACCAACTCGGAGCACGTGAGGGCCACGCGCGAGCTGGTGGCCGCCTTCGGTGCGAAGGTAGCGGGTCCTCGAGCGGAGGCGGACACCTTTCCCCTGAGGTGCGAGCGGTGGCTCGCGGAGGGCGAGCAGCTGGTCCCCGGGTTGGTGACGCTGGAGCTGCACGGCTCCAAGACCCCCGGTGAGCTGGCCTTCATCCTGGAGGACACGACGCTGGTGACGGGGGATCTCATCCGGGGCCACCAGGGAGGCCGGCTCAACCTCCTTCCGGAGGCGAAGCTGAAGGACGCGGCCCAGGCGCGTGCGTCGGTTCGAGGCCTGCTCGCCTGGCCGCGTATCGACGCGGTCCTGGTGGGGGATGGCTGGCCGGTCTTCCGGGGAGGGCGAGCGGCCCTGGAGGAACTGCTGGAGGGACGCTGA
- a CDS encoding sialidase family protein: MLLSPQAGLARDGFGAAGNMSEHRAHSREPAVEISGEHVFAAWIDMRTGYGDVYFRKSADRGLTYGQAQNLSNSHARASEVHVTKAQANVYVVWVEDGIRLRTSHDFGVTFGPIQVLSESGRSPRIVAAGGNVYVAWSRSEKEGELLFRASHDFGDSFDAALVLSEQSSGGDLDLGAQGANVHAVWDDGSHVYFRRSTDEGRSFVPVQVLDEGAEASEDSRLVTDARGVYVVWREGSGCGSEIVFRRSITGGASFEPILNLSRSPVASLDPLIDVHDEAVFILWKEERAGQSDIFLARSSDGGVTFGVPWNVSETPGKSSQYAISSSGDFIRIVWREKTGSGGEIFYRSSANRGASFGEVLNLSQSPGKSTSPVIIASGRGAEVQILWEEDFPGNREIFHRRGVPEP; encoded by the coding sequence GTGCTGCTCTCACCCCAGGCCGGGCTTGCTCGCGATGGGTTCGGCGCCGCCGGGAACATGAGCGAGCACCGGGCCCACTCGCGTGAACCCGCGGTGGAGATATCGGGGGAGCACGTCTTCGCCGCCTGGATCGACATGCGGACGGGGTACGGGGACGTCTATTTCCGGAAGAGCGCGGATCGGGGTCTCACCTACGGTCAGGCCCAGAACCTGAGCAACAGTCACGCACGCGCCTCGGAGGTGCATGTGACCAAGGCCCAGGCGAACGTCTACGTCGTCTGGGTCGAGGACGGCATCCGCCTCCGGACGAGCCACGACTTCGGGGTGACCTTCGGCCCCATCCAGGTGCTGAGCGAGAGCGGGAGGTCGCCCCGCATCGTCGCGGCGGGCGGGAACGTCTACGTGGCCTGGAGCCGCTCCGAGAAGGAGGGGGAGCTGCTCTTCCGGGCCAGCCACGATTTCGGGGACTCCTTCGATGCGGCCCTGGTGCTCAGCGAGCAATCGAGCGGCGGTGACCTGGATCTCGGAGCGCAGGGAGCCAACGTCCATGCCGTCTGGGACGATGGCTCGCATGTGTACTTCCGCCGGAGCACGGATGAGGGGCGCTCGTTCGTGCCCGTGCAGGTGCTCGATGAGGGGGCGGAGGCCTCCGAGGACTCGCGGCTCGTGACGGACGCGCGTGGCGTGTACGTCGTCTGGCGGGAAGGCAGCGGTTGCGGCAGCGAGATCGTCTTCCGCCGGAGCATCACGGGCGGCGCCAGCTTCGAGCCGATCCTGAACCTCAGTCGGAGTCCCGTGGCCTCATTGGATCCGCTGATCGACGTGCACGACGAAGCCGTCTTCATCCTCTGGAAGGAGGAGCGGGCGGGTCAGTCGGACATCTTCCTCGCGCGGAGCTCGGATGGAGGCGTCACCTTCGGCGTTCCGTGGAACGTGAGCGAGACCCCGGGCAAGTCGTCGCAGTACGCGATCTCCTCCTCTGGCGACTTCATCCGCATCGTCTGGCGCGAGAAGACCGGGAGCGGGGGGGAGATCTTCTACCGCTCCAGCGCCAACCGGGGGGCGAGCTTCGGAGAGGTCCTGAACCTGAGTCAGTCCCCCGGAAAATCCACCTCGCCCGTCATCATCGCCTCGGGCCGGGGTGCCGAGGTGCAGATCCTCTGGGAGGAGGACTTCCCCGGCAACCGGGAGATCTTCCACCGCCGAGGAGTGCCGGAGCCCTGA
- a CDS encoding LysM peptidoglycan-binding domain-containing protein, producing MGSYSIKSGDTLSKIAQRYNTNVDSLMKANSQIKDANVILAGAKLNIPGSKDEFIPSPTGSKNAASTKGTQGSASVGDVPPGQVGDWIKQATEKLRAAGVPADKMNAKDIATIIQRESSGDPNAINLWDDNAKKGTPSIGLMQTIQPTFDAYKLPGHDNIRNPVDNIIAAVRYAVDRYGSVSNVPGVKSLNEGAAYVGY from the coding sequence ATGGGCAGCTACAGCATCAAGTCCGGGGACACGTTGAGCAAGATCGCGCAGCGCTACAACACCAACGTCGACTCGTTGATGAAGGCGAACTCGCAGATCAAGGATGCCAACGTCATCCTCGCTGGAGCGAAGCTCAACATCCCGGGCAGCAAGGACGAGTTCATTCCGTCGCCCACCGGGAGCAAGAACGCCGCGTCGACGAAGGGCACCCAGGGCAGCGCGTCCGTGGGCGATGTGCCCCCGGGGCAGGTGGGTGACTGGATCAAGCAGGCCACGGAGAAGCTGCGCGCGGCGGGCGTGCCGGCGGACAAGATGAACGCGAAGGACATCGCCACCATCATCCAGCGCGAGTCCAGCGGTGACCCGAACGCCATCAACCTCTGGGACGACAACGCCAAGAAGGGCACGCCGTCCATTGGCCTGATGCAGACCATCCAGCCGACGTTCGACGCCTACAAGCTGCCCGGCCACGACAACATCCGCAACCCGGTGGACAACATCATCGCGGCCGTGCGGTACGCGGTGGATCGCTACGGCTCGGTGTCCAACGTGCCCGGCGTCAAGTCGCTCAACGAGGGCGCGGCCTACGTCGGCTACTGA
- a CDS encoding glycerophosphodiester phosphodiesterase, protein MLPLAAACALAMTGCEEEEPTPTPNPATKALVVGHRGASALRPEHTLAAYRKAVEDGADIIEPDLVSTKDGVLVARHENEISGTTNVSTLAKYADRKVTKTIDGVQLTGWFTEDFTLAELKELRARERIPASRPGNTQYNDQYEIPTLAEVIALAKELSAQTGRTIHIYPETKHPTYFQSIGLALEDRLVTALKADEFTTSKATVYIQSFEVANLKYLREKLGGSQPNWKLVQLMEEATRKPYDFVKAGDPRTYADLMTEAGMKEIATYANGVGPYKLSIINVDSTGAFQQPSTLVSNAHAAGLVVFPYTFRPENAFLPSPLKTEGPDSTRNPAGSIKEIQAYLDAGIDGFFTDDPAVGRQAVDTYKR, encoded by the coding sequence GTGCTGCCGCTCGCGGCGGCCTGCGCCCTCGCCATGACGGGCTGTGAGGAGGAAGAGCCCACCCCCACCCCCAACCCCGCCACCAAGGCGCTCGTGGTCGGTCATCGCGGCGCCAGCGCGCTGCGGCCCGAGCACACGCTGGCGGCCTACCGCAAGGCGGTCGAGGACGGTGCGGACATCATCGAGCCGGATCTCGTGTCCACGAAGGACGGCGTGCTCGTGGCCCGTCACGAGAACGAGATCTCCGGCACCACCAACGTGTCGACGCTCGCGAAGTACGCGGACCGCAAGGTCACCAAGACGATCGACGGCGTGCAGCTCACCGGCTGGTTCACCGAGGACTTCACGCTGGCCGAGCTCAAGGAGCTGCGTGCGCGTGAGCGGATCCCCGCGTCCCGTCCCGGTAACACGCAGTACAACGATCAGTACGAGATCCCCACGCTGGCCGAGGTGATCGCCCTGGCCAAGGAGCTGTCGGCCCAGACCGGTCGCACGATCCACATCTACCCGGAGACCAAGCACCCGACCTACTTCCAGTCCATTGGTCTTGCGCTGGAGGATCGACTGGTCACCGCGCTGAAGGCGGACGAGTTCACCACGAGCAAGGCCACCGTCTACATCCAGTCCTTCGAGGTGGCGAACCTGAAGTACCTCCGCGAGAAGCTCGGCGGCTCGCAGCCGAACTGGAAGCTGGTGCAGCTGATGGAGGAGGCGACGAGGAAGCCCTACGACTTCGTCAAGGCGGGCGACCCGCGCACCTACGCCGATCTGATGACCGAGGCCGGCATGAAGGAGATCGCCACCTACGCCAACGGCGTCGGGCCCTACAAGCTGAGCATCATCAACGTGGACAGCACCGGCGCCTTCCAGCAGCCGAGCACGCTCGTGAGCAACGCGCACGCGGCGGGCCTGGTGGTGTTCCCGTACACCTTCCGCCCGGAGAATGCCTTCCTGCCCTCGCCGCTCAAGACGGAGGGTCCGGACAGCACGCGCAATCCGGCCGGCTCCATCAAGGAGATCCAGGCGTATCTCGATGCCGGCATCGATGGCTTCTTCACCGACGATCCCGCGGTGGGCCGTCAGGCGGTGGACACGTACAAGCGCTGA
- a CDS encoding alpha-amylase family glycosyl hydrolase produces the protein MHGPLESSPPAWVRDAIFYHVYPMGACGAPATNDFRSAPVARLDRLLPWLDSWKALGVTAVYLGPVFESSSHGYDTADYFRVDRRLGEEGTLVHLVDELHARGMRVVLDAVFNHVGRAFWAFQDLREKGPSSAYKAWFSGLRFDARNRFGDPFVYEGWHGVEDLVKLNLREEAVRRHLFDAVAFWVERFEIDGLRLDAADAMDPVFFDALATFCGGLPRELWLMGEVIHGDYREWARPGRLHSTTDYSLWKALWSSHNDKNYFELAHALKRQVGPSGMYEHLTLYTFADNHDVNRAASLLKESHHLPLLYLLLFTLPGVPSLYYGGEWGQTGRKEGGDDRPLRPALPEPPGPASPLRETLTRLITLRHQQELLRRGSYRELVVRSEQLAFARVDARESLVVAVNAASAPAEMDVPMTGAPDGEWTDLLEPGRRFPLRGGRLLLGALPPAWGRVLRRA, from the coding sequence ATGCACGGTCCTCTCGAGTCTTCTCCGCCCGCCTGGGTGCGCGACGCGATCTTCTACCACGTGTACCCGATGGGGGCCTGTGGCGCGCCCGCCACCAATGACTTCCGGAGCGCGCCCGTGGCCCGGCTCGATCGGCTCCTGCCGTGGCTCGACTCCTGGAAGGCCCTGGGCGTCACCGCCGTCTACCTGGGCCCCGTCTTCGAGTCCTCCTCGCATGGCTACGACACCGCGGACTACTTCCGGGTGGACCGGCGCCTGGGGGAGGAGGGCACCCTCGTCCACCTGGTGGACGAGCTGCATGCCCGGGGAATGCGGGTGGTGCTCGATGCCGTCTTCAACCACGTGGGCCGGGCCTTCTGGGCGTTCCAGGACCTGCGGGAGAAGGGACCGTCCTCGGCATACAAGGCGTGGTTCTCGGGCCTGCGCTTCGACGCACGCAACCGCTTCGGGGACCCCTTCGTGTACGAGGGCTGGCACGGGGTGGAGGACCTGGTGAAGCTGAACCTGCGCGAGGAGGCGGTCCGCCGACACCTCTTCGACGCCGTGGCCTTCTGGGTGGAGCGCTTTGAGATCGACGGTCTCCGCCTCGATGCCGCGGACGCCATGGACCCTGTGTTCTTCGATGCCCTCGCCACCTTCTGCGGGGGGCTGCCTCGGGAGCTCTGGCTGATGGGCGAGGTCATCCATGGCGACTACCGCGAGTGGGCCCGGCCCGGGAGGCTGCACTCCACCACGGACTACTCGCTGTGGAAGGCGCTGTGGTCGAGTCACAACGACAAGAACTACTTCGAGCTGGCCCACGCCTTGAAACGGCAGGTCGGTCCGAGCGGGATGTACGAACACCTGACGCTCTACACCTTCGCGGACAACCACGACGTGAACCGGGCGGCGAGCCTGCTGAAGGAGTCCCACCACCTCCCGCTGCTCTACCTGCTGCTCTTCACGCTCCCCGGCGTGCCGTCCCTCTACTACGGCGGTGAATGGGGGCAGACCGGACGCAAGGAGGGAGGCGATGACCGGCCGCTCCGGCCGGCCCTGCCCGAACCGCCAGGCCCGGCGAGCCCCCTGCGCGAGACGCTCACCCGTCTCATCACGCTGCGGCACCAGCAGGAGCTGCTGCGTCGCGGGAGCTACCGCGAGCTGGTGGTCCGCTCCGAGCAACTGGCCTTCGCGCGGGTGGACGCGCGCGAGTCTCTCGTGGTGGCGGTGAACGCCGCTTCGGCACCCGCGGAGATGGATGTGCCCATGACCGGGGCACCGGATGGCGAGTGGACCGACCTGCTGGAACCCGGGCGCCGGTTCCCGCTGCGCGGCGGGCGCCTCCTGCTCGGGGCATTGCCCCCGGCGTGGGGCCGGGTGTTGCGCCGGGCGTGA
- a CDS encoding glycoside hydrolase family 5 protein, whose translation MSTELAWLRGLCVAALLSGCGAPEVNVEPDGHTETDNQGPQTPGNEERPSGNDEVDVASPVGLHGQLKIVGNQLQDQYGAQVQLKGMSLFWSQWGGAFYNASAVNSLADGWKVSVVRAAMGVENGGYLTNPAAEKARVKTVVDAAIAKGIYVIIDWHDHNATQHTQQSKAFFTEMARLYGNKPNVIFEIFNEPDGESWSEVKTYALEIIGAIRATGANNVVVVGTPTWSQDVNVAADSPITQYSNVAYTLHFYAGTHKQSLRDKATYALSKGIALFVTEFGTCDASGNGGLDLAESQRWMDFLNNNKLSWANWSLFDKPETASALVPGSSTTGPWPDSALTQSGAFVKQKLLQ comes from the coding sequence TTGTCGACGGAGCTGGCGTGGCTGCGGGGGCTGTGCGTGGCGGCGCTGCTGAGTGGGTGTGGTGCCCCGGAGGTCAACGTCGAGCCGGATGGGCACACGGAGACGGACAACCAGGGGCCCCAGACCCCGGGGAACGAGGAGCGGCCATCGGGGAACGACGAGGTCGATGTGGCTTCGCCCGTGGGTCTACACGGTCAGCTCAAGATCGTGGGCAACCAGCTCCAGGATCAATACGGAGCACAGGTCCAGCTCAAGGGCATGAGCCTCTTCTGGAGCCAGTGGGGCGGCGCCTTCTACAACGCGTCCGCCGTCAACTCACTGGCGGATGGCTGGAAGGTCTCCGTCGTCCGCGCCGCCATGGGGGTGGAGAACGGGGGTTATCTCACCAACCCGGCGGCGGAGAAGGCAAGGGTAAAGACTGTCGTCGACGCGGCCATCGCCAAGGGCATCTATGTGATCATCGACTGGCATGATCACAACGCCACCCAGCACACCCAGCAGTCCAAGGCTTTCTTCACGGAGATGGCCAGGCTCTACGGGAACAAGCCCAACGTCATCTTCGAGATCTTCAACGAGCCGGACGGCGAGTCCTGGAGCGAGGTGAAGACCTACGCCCTGGAGATCATCGGCGCCATCCGCGCCACGGGTGCGAACAACGTGGTGGTGGTGGGCACGCCGACCTGGTCGCAGGACGTGAACGTGGCCGCCGATAGCCCGATCACCCAGTATTCCAACGTGGCCTACACCCTTCACTTCTACGCGGGCACGCACAAGCAGTCCCTGCGCGACAAGGCCACGTATGCCCTGTCCAAGGGCATTGCCCTGTTCGTGACCGAGTTCGGCACCTGCGATGCGTCTGGGAATGGAGGGCTCGACCTCGCCGAGTCCCAGCGCTGGATGGATTTCCTGAACAACAACAAGCTGAGCTGGGCCAACTGGTCGCTCTTCGACAAGCCCGAGACCGCCTCGGCGCTCGTCCCGGGGTCGAGCACCACGGGCCCCTGGCCGGACTCGGCGTTGACCCAGTCGGGCGCCTTCGTGAAGCAGAAGCTGCTTCAGTAG
- a CDS encoding amidohydrolase family protein, whose amino-acid sequence MVRPDASSLPLRLSIRVGALAVLVLHTVVGCAHAPAPATPPPVVVLEGARVFDGEALSGPATVVLEGERIRAVGPRGSLQVPANAQVIDYSGRTIIPGLISAHSHVGNVSGVETGRSFYTRENISRQLARYAEYGVTTINSLGLNPPLFYTLRREMIRNTGGADLHGAGPGIGAPMGAPPARGMGLEDDQVARPETAEAAREAVRDMAARGVDMVKLWVDSMSGGLPKLSPEVYRAAIDEAHRHGLRAAAHIHDLEDAKALVEAGIDVIAHGVRDRPVDDAFIQAMKARGVWYIPTINLDEANYIYAEHPAWMDEPFFRAAVSPALQQRFDSPQWRRETLASPGAANARKAVALNLENLRALHQAGVKLGFGTDSGALPQRIPGFAEHRELELMTQAGLTPAQALRVATRDSAALLGLKDQGAISPGMVADLVVLDSDPLQDIRNTRSIHAVWRRGVQVRGRVTPE is encoded by the coding sequence ATGGTTCGACCGGACGCCTCTTCGCTACCCCTTCGCCTCTCCATCCGGGTGGGTGCCCTCGCGGTGCTCGTCCTCCACACGGTCGTTGGCTGTGCCCATGCCCCGGCCCCGGCCACGCCTCCCCCCGTGGTCGTCCTGGAGGGTGCCCGTGTCTTCGACGGCGAGGCCCTGAGTGGCCCGGCAACGGTGGTGCTCGAAGGCGAGCGCATTCGTGCCGTGGGGCCTCGTGGCTCGCTTCAGGTTCCAGCCAACGCGCAGGTGATCGACTACTCCGGCAGGACGATCATCCCGGGGCTGATCTCCGCTCACTCCCACGTCGGCAACGTCTCGGGCGTGGAGACGGGACGGAGCTTCTACACCCGAGAGAACATCTCCCGGCAGTTGGCCCGGTATGCCGAGTACGGGGTGACGACCATCAACTCGCTGGGCCTGAACCCGCCCCTGTTCTACACGCTGCGGCGGGAGATGATCCGCAACACCGGCGGCGCGGATCTCCATGGAGCCGGACCCGGCATTGGCGCTCCGATGGGCGCGCCACCGGCGCGAGGCATGGGCCTCGAGGACGACCAGGTCGCGCGTCCCGAAACGGCCGAGGCCGCGCGCGAGGCGGTGCGTGACATGGCCGCGCGAGGCGTCGACATGGTGAAGCTCTGGGTCGACAGCATGAGTGGCGGGCTGCCCAAGCTGAGCCCCGAGGTCTACCGCGCGGCGATCGACGAGGCCCATCGCCACGGCCTGCGGGCCGCCGCACACATCCACGACCTGGAAGACGCCAAGGCATTGGTCGAGGCGGGAATCGATGTGATCGCCCACGGGGTGCGAGATCGGCCGGTGGACGACGCCTTCATCCAGGCCATGAAGGCGCGGGGTGTCTGGTACATCCCCACCATCAACCTGGACGAGGCGAACTACATCTACGCCGAGCACCCCGCCTGGATGGACGAGCCCTTCTTCCGCGCCGCGGTGAGTCCGGCCCTGCAACAGCGTTTCGATTCACCCCAGTGGCGGCGCGAGACACTCGCCAGCCCGGGCGCGGCGAACGCGCGGAAGGCGGTGGCGCTCAATCTGGAGAACCTGCGCGCCCTGCACCAGGCGGGCGTGAAGCTCGGCTTCGGCACCGACTCGGGCGCCCTGCCCCAGCGCATTCCCGGCTTCGCCGAGCACCGCGAGCTCGAGCTGATGACCCAGGCCGGCCTGACACCGGCCCAGGCCCTGCGCGTGGCGACGCGCGACTCGGCCGCGCTGTTGGGATTGAAGGACCAGGGAGCAATCTCACCGGGGATGGTGGCGGACCTGGTGGTGCTGGATTCCGATCCGCTCCAGGACATCCGCAACACCCGGAGCATCCACGCCGTCTGGCGGCGAGGCGTCCAGGTGCGCGGGCGGGTGACTCCCGAGTAG